The following are encoded together in the Parabacteroides chongii genome:
- a CDS encoding helix-turn-helix domain-containing protein, with amino-acid sequence MYIDNDDFSVWMQKLYAKLEELCKDVRVLRNADRVLPEDDNLLDNQDLCLLFKVSIKTLQRYRAIGALPYFTISGKVYYKASDVREFIKERFSVTTMRQFEKEHCTKKKK; translated from the coding sequence ATGTATATAGACAATGACGATTTCAGCGTATGGATGCAGAAGCTGTACGCCAAACTGGAAGAACTCTGCAAGGATGTACGGGTACTGCGCAATGCCGACAGGGTACTGCCCGAAGATGACAACCTGCTGGATAATCAGGACTTGTGCCTGTTGTTCAAAGTGAGTATCAAGACCCTGCAACGCTACCGGGCTATCGGTGCGCTGCCATACTTCACAATCAGCGGAAAAGTGTATTACAAGGCTTCCGATGTCCGGGAGTTCATCAAGGAGCGGTTTAGTGTTACCACCATGCGCCAGTTCGAGAAAGAACACTGCACGAAGAAAAAGAAGTGA
- a CDS encoding RteC domain-containing protein, translating into MANWNLAEKQIYKLLKHPCQKEKSEIEAITAAYLEFVEELFDYLNKENDNKTRIRQLNMSYIDFGTIKALEETSPTENSKLKIIYLDKLLSLINMEQELIYRQMEYPKFFINIESDWKSPFYLNSEVIKIIDIMELVCGIFYIKDGIIRIDNKDVFLSDISRIFKKMFNINFGDIYKKEIAVIKRKPTKITDFLDRLKSAIIKKSKDNGYDYF; encoded by the coding sequence ATGGCAAACTGGAATTTAGCAGAAAAACAGATATATAAGTTATTAAAACACCCTTGCCAAAAGGAAAAATCTGAGATAGAAGCTATTACTGCTGCATATCTTGAATTTGTAGAAGAATTATTCGATTACCTTAATAAAGAAAATGATAACAAAACACGTATTAGGCAATTAAATATGAGTTATATAGATTTTGGAACAATTAAGGCTTTAGAAGAAACTTCACCTACGGAAAATAGTAAGTTAAAAATTATATATCTTGACAAACTGTTATCTTTAATAAATATGGAGCAAGAACTAATCTATCGGCAAATGGAATACCCCAAATTTTTCATTAACATTGAATCAGATTGGAAATCTCCCTTTTATTTAAACAGTGAGGTAATTAAAATTATAGATATAATGGAATTAGTTTGTGGCATTTTCTATATCAAAGATGGTATTATTCGCATTGATAACAAGGATGTTTTTCTAAGTGATATATCACGTATTTTTAAGAAAATGTTTAATATAAATTTTGGTGATATATACAAAAAGGAAATTGCAGTTATTAAACGAAAACCTACTAAAATTACAGACTTTTTAGATAGGCTGAAATCTGCTATTATCAAAAAGAGTAAAGATAATGGATACGATTATTTTTAA
- a CDS encoding LuxR C-terminal-related transcriptional regulator, with protein sequence MIISEIEKKVINILPTSSIEFDEIDYSILEKRKNDWIKLSEVTHSIVLVFDCYTNKFIFVSDNIPKLYGLDSRRLFIHGHQPVTEVIHPDDIDYGLLVRKKIYSILRSFSNEEKKSYKAIHEMRIRNIRGEYIRIIEQEQVLELDKSGNIWLMLSVIDVDASHESEIIKSHLYNFKTGEQIFIDLSDTLDEPLTNRELEVLRFMKKGLLSKEIAETLKVSINTVNSHRQNILQKLKANNSIEAVNFAQRLGLFNKCSIDKSEKRNVLP encoded by the coding sequence ATGATAATTAGTGAAATAGAAAAGAAAGTCATAAATATACTGCCAACATCAAGCATAGAGTTTGATGAAATTGATTATTCCATTCTTGAAAAGAGGAAAAATGACTGGATTAAACTTTCAGAAGTTACACATAGTATCGTATTGGTATTTGATTGCTACACTAATAAATTCATTTTTGTTTCTGATAATATTCCCAAACTATATGGACTTGACTCCCGTAGGTTGTTTATTCACGGACACCAGCCGGTTACTGAGGTTATACATCCGGACGATATAGATTATGGGTTACTTGTAAGAAAAAAAATCTATTCGATATTGCGTTCATTCTCCAATGAAGAAAAAAAGAGCTACAAAGCCATTCATGAAATGAGGATAAGAAATATACGGGGTGAATATATACGCATAATAGAGCAAGAACAAGTTCTTGAGTTAGATAAATCAGGAAATATTTGGCTTATGCTATCGGTTATTGATGTTGATGCAAGCCATGAATCGGAAATTATTAAAAGCCACCTATATAACTTTAAAACTGGAGAACAGATATTTATAGATTTATCTGATACACTGGATGAACCTTTGACAAACCGGGAATTAGAAGTTTTACGATTTATGAAGAAAGGCTTATTAAGTAAAGAGATAGCAGAAACATTGAAAGTTAGTATCAATACAGTGAATAGTCATAGACAGAATATATTACAAAAATTAAAAGCTAACAATTCGATTGAAGCTGTCAACTTCGCTCAAAGACTGGGTTTGTTCAATAAATGCAGTATTGATAAAAGCGAAAAGAGGAATGTTTTGCCATAA